The genomic segment TGCAGCGCTGCGCTGTAGGCAGTGCCGGCGGTGGCGTTAGCCAGAGAGCTGGTCGTGATGGTCAACGTGACCGGCGCCGACGCCACACTCAGCGTTAGGGCCTTGGTTGCCGTCGATGGGGTGGTTGCCGAATCCCTTACCGAAGCCGTGAAATTGAACGAACCGCTCGCCGTGGGGGTGCCGGAAATCGCGCCCGTGCCGGCGTTGAGGCTCACGCCAGCCGGCAATGCGCCTGCCGAAATCGACCATGTGTACGGCGTCACCCCGCCGCTGGCCTGCAGCGCTGCGCTGTAGGCAGTGCCGGCGGTGGCGTTAGCGAGAGAGCTGGTCGTAATGGTCAGAGAACTGTTAACAGCGACACTGAGGGCTTGGCTTGCAGTCGCCCCATTTGCATCGCGCACGGAAATTGTGAAG from the Terriglobia bacterium genome contains:
- a CDS encoding Ig domain-containing protein → MPAAVVISTTSLPAALLGSNYTATLQATGGTSPYSWTISAGQLPSGLTLSSSGVITGVPTQSGSSSFTISVRDANGATASQALSVAVNSSLTITTSSLANATAGTAYSAALQASGGVTPYTWSISAGALPAGVSLNAGTGAISGTPTASGSFNFTASVRDSATTPSTATKALTLSVASAPVTLTITTSSLANATAGTAYSAAL